The DNA sequence TACACCTTCCTTCCTCCCAAGTGAAACAAGTGCAGCTTGGAAAGTGCCCTTGTATTTTACCATCTTGCTCTCATTTCCTCCATCGAGCAACACCTTCAAATTCTTGACAGTCACATCGACATGTTTCTCTGCTATGTACCCTTGTTTCATCTCCTGATGAAGATAGAGCAATTCGTTAGTGAATAACTACAACTTTGTCAAAAAGATGGAATCATAGTATAAACTTCTGGCATATGCGTCTGGTTGTGATCTTATTGAAAATGAAGGTAAATCAATGGGGAGATGAACTTGAGTAGAATTCAGTGTTTTAGGTCAATTTTACATGAATGTAGGCAcatgataaataaaaaaaattaacatgtcaaagttcacTTGAATCATTGACGCATGATTAATTAGAAAAGAAGACTACTCAAGCGATTGTCCGATACTAACAAGTAAGCACATTTCCAACATACATTGTTTATATTATACACAATTCTCCAACATATGGCTCATGTACATCCTTCTCAAAGCACAACTCAGTTCATTGAAAAAGtaaactaaaacaataattaaggataaaatatgaTTGTCCAAGGCAAGTTCAATCGGAAGAGTAGTGGACTTGTACATATTTGACATGTTGATTAAATGATATGCTTTAGTAAACTAAACTTTCAAGTATTTGATCaaatactataaatataatACATCATTGGAAATTGTAATTTTCGAATATGGGAATAAAAGGTGTTTGAATAAAATTACCTTGGTATCTGTGATGTCTCCAACAGCGAAGACATTTAAATGACCCTTGACCCTGAAGTGCTCATCAACCATCAATCTTCCATGTGTGTCCACACAATCTTTCAGAACAGTCTCAGCAAGCCAAGATGACGCCACTGGTTTACCAATACACAAGAAATGGCAATCTGCTTTTATAGTTTCTCCCTTAGACGTTTTGTAAACACCGTCAGTTATACCATCCAGATTAACTGATTGATCTAAGAGCACTTCAACTCTCTTTGATATCAACCAATCCAATGCCTTCTTGGAAGCCTTAGAACTAACAAATTCTAGCAATCTAGACCCACGGTGCACCAGTGTCACCTTCTTTTCTGGAAAATCAACAGCAATTTCACCAGCAAGCTCCACACCAGTGGGACCTCCACCCACAATCAGAATTGAATCAGCAGACTTGATCTTTTCAAATTCTGTAATTGTAAAAGAAAAGAATTAAAGTTAGCATCTCCAAATGCAAAACAGAacattaatttttgacaatGCACTTTCATTATCATTTGAAAAGGTTATTAAATTCATCTATAGATATTCAACTTATAGTTTCACTTCAATGCAATTGAAACAATGATACTCCGAatatatgcatttttttttccatcccatttacCTGATTCAAAATAACTGAGCCTCTCAGCTTTAGTCTTGGGAAAAGAATCCTTGTGACCGGTGGCAATAACAAGATAATCGTAAGCAAACGATCTTCCATCTGCAGTGAAAACTTTCCCATTTGTGATATTAGTTGCAGCAGATGCAACAATGTCCACATTGCTAAGATAATCAGAGTGATTAATCACCATCCTTTCAGCAAATGGTGGCTCCACCATTGCCCTCAACATCCCCCATGTAATCTCGAAATACTCCTTCCTGAATCATTTATTGATTTATTAGAAATTGTAAATGTTAGAAACTCAACATAGAAGAGAAAAAATATTGGAAGTTTCAGAGCCCTATCTATCCTCGGTCAAGTGTATCTACATGTATACCAAAACACATACAATTCACACAATCATATAATACCAAAACATTCCTGCAAGAGAATTTCACTCGCTATGCCCTAATAGATCTCAATACATGGGATGTATTTACAACTGCATAAACAAATTAAAGCAAATTTCTTTACGAAATGTTTCACAAAAATGGAAACTTACTCATCGATGAGGACAACGTGTGCAAGGAACTGAATAGAGCGAGCTAGAATAGAACCAGCCGCACCACCGCCTACGATTACCACCCTCTTCTTATCTGCACTAGAGTTTTCCATTGAACCCACTCTCTTCCGAAATCGatctcaaaaaaatatatggtaAAAGTCTTAAAGGAATCGTATTCTACTGGAGTTTGAAGTTTTTCCTCTACAGACATATTTTTGGggtatttatacacaaaatgtTGATGATATCATCGCTTACGCCGAAAGTAATTTatgatataatttaatttatttattttggaaagaaaATTCTCACACATTTTTTTTCCGCGCCATGGCTTACGCGGCTGGCGCCCCTTTTCAACTTTTGGGTTTTCAGACCACAATACAATGTACGTAAGGAATGATTATTACACtaatatgagattttttttgagagagaaaCTATTATGAGATTTTAGTATATGACCCCATAAATATATGTGGATTTGTAAATTAGCCCGTCAGCCATAAAATATATCAATTAAGTCTTTGAATTGAAATCATTAAAAATGTAAGGAAATTACCCTATATGTATACTTCCTTTtaactcttttttctttttacgattttttctttgttttttttttatgatttggATTGTTTTGTGGGTTGTAATTGCATGAGTTGTGATGTATAGTACAATTTGAGataaattatcatttaaatTGCTcagtatattttatataaatgtaGAAAACAAATActtattctaataatttgaagatttcttttttaattttagttataataattaaataaaatataaaaaattaaattaataaaaatggcATCAAATCAATAACTTGAATGAAAATAATATAGTCTTATTGTTGTAAATCTTatcaaaaaattattcaatattagtgtaattatcactttattgttttttttttaaatcaatttaaaataatcaGCACATTATaacatatatgtttatttataaatatatataaaattatatagaattatgtaaaatatgtttttttacacttttttgcaatatatacatttaattatactagttagaagttacgtgccgaggcacgtaaatattagttttatttaaaattttgttctttatttttatttagatttttataacTAAATGTATGATTATGCTTAAATGGCCAAACAGCCGTAAGTCTTAATTGTTTCAATCACCTTGAATTGTCTTGGTTCGGATACTCGCCTAGTTGTTCCATCTGCCAGCTTTCAAGAGATGCAATGGGTTCATGGGAAGGAGCATATGgctggaaaagaaaaaaaaatcacaaattttgtcacaaaaatttca is a window from the Cannabis sativa cultivar Pink pepper isolate KNU-18-1 chromosome 1, ASM2916894v1, whole genome shotgun sequence genome containing:
- the LOC115705520 gene encoding uncharacterized protein LOC115705520; amino-acid sequence: MENSSADKKRVVIVGGGAAGSILARSIQFLAHVVLIDEKEYFEITWGMLRAMVEPPFAERMVINHSDYLSNVDIVASAATNITNGKVFTADGRSFAYDYLVIATGHKDSFPKTKAERLSYFESEFEKIKSADSILIVGGGPTGVELAGEIAVDFPEKKVTLVHRGSRLLEFVSSKASKKALDWLISKRVEVLLDQSVNLDGITDGVYKTSKGETIKADCHFLCIGKPVASSWLAETVLKDCVDTHGRLMVDEHFRVKGHLNVFAVGDITDTKEMKQGYIAEKHVDVTVKNLKVLLDGGNESKMVKYKGTFQAALVSLGRKEGVAEFPFITISGCIPGKIKSGDLFAGKTRKLLGLKP